The sequence aaagaaaaaccgATTCCTCTTCGTATACATATGTCTGCTGGTTAGTACAAACAAAGTAGACGAATATCACCTAGTCATCAGCTAAATCAGCGAGCGGAATGTGTAAATTCATCGCTATTCGAACGACAGATTCATGTTTTCGGTTTCTAATCAAGCTTTTTTTNATATATATCTCTTGAGACACATGAACTACTAAAAGTCATATAAGTtcctaaatatattttaaaagtcaATTGTTTGACCCCAAATTAACAACATTTTCCCCAACCCACGCTGCCCCACCTCCAACACACTACAAAACCACCAACAACCACCCCGTCTACCTCATTGCAAATCAGAAAGAAACCATTTTCTCCTTCTCCGCAATCTTCCCCTCTAAGGCTCTAACCATTTTTTGCCTAAAATGTTGGGGAAAAAACTTGGCTCAATGAAGAAATTAGCCAAGAAGATCAAATCGGTAAACAACACCGATCCTGAGCCATCACATTTTGAGTGCCTGTTGAAGTGTAATGAAGAAGGATCTCCCCCCACCACCATGAGTCCCCCAGTCGGCACCTTCGCTGTGTATGTGGGCCCTGATCGGCAAAGATTCGTGGTGCCCACGAGCTATCTCGCTCATCCTTTGTTTAAAATGTTGCTAGAGAAGGCATATAACGAATTTGGTTTTGATCAAAGAAATGGCCTAGTGGTACCATGCAGTGTTGCTGCATTTCAAGAAGTGTTAAGCGCAGTGGAGCGTTGCAACGGGAAATTTGATTTCGGAGATAAGGTTGAGGACTTTATCTAGAGAAACATATGAATTTAGGTAGAGTAGCGGATAGATTGCCATCTTTAGGAGTTCGCGTGTACGTATCCACTACGACTCAAACTTGACACCTACATCTTGAAAAGCCTGCAGTAGTTCTATCATTCTGATACTATCATGCCTCTTGCTCCCAACTCTTGGATTTCCCCTGTGCAGTTTCTTTTAAGGCATACATTTAATTGTTAGAAATAGGATGCCATGAGAATGTACTCCGAAATTAAAGCATCACATTTctaatacaaaataataaatttacagATATCTTAGAAAATTTTTGCGAAGAAACGTTTTGGATTCGAGTAATACAGACATTGGCTTTAGGGAGCCTCCATCTACTAATATTTGTAGAGAATGTCGCCAATGATCTTCATCAGCAGGAATATTGGAGATCGACTTCGTTTTCATCTGGTGAGTTCCCAAAGCCGACGCCAGCATCCAAAATAATCCTTCTCATTTCATCCACCAACTCCTGCATTTGCTCCCTCGAGTGCAATGGGTATGGATACACACATGCGCAATCCAATTTCTCATCTCTAATTGTATCAAATATTGCTATAGATGGCCCCACACCATGAACCGAGGCACATCCGATGAAGTCCTCTAATCCCATTTCCTGGCTCATTTTGCTCGAATTATCAATCACATGGTCTTCAAAAATGGATATTAATGAAGTTCTGAGTGATCCTGATGGCGTCACACCGGGGTTTTCTATCGCCTTGCACATCAAAAAGTTGATGTCGGCCATGTCCGTAAAGTGCTTCTTGTTGTTCTTGGCATTTACCAAGGACATACAGATTCGTTTCGCCAGCTCCCACACGTTTTCCCCTCCCTTAACATTATGTGTGTGCAGAACAGCGGAGTGATAAAAACCTGCAACATCTTAATGTTATGATGCCAGACAGTCAAGTCGATTGTAATTTACCCTCAATTGTAATGCAGATATAAAATGTTCACAAACACAATAATCGCCAAGAAGCTAAAAAGTTTCGATTATACATCAGGTATTATAATCACCAGCAGGATTAATGAAATTACCTATATGGTTGCTACTAAGCACTGGATCAAGAATAGAGCGACAATCCACGAGAGTCACAACTGCATACTTCTCCCACTGATCACGAGGAATTCCTTTAATGGAATGAGAAGCGATCATTCCAGCAGCTGCTAACAGTCCAAATAATTTTGTTTCCCTCCGTTCGCAATCCTGCAAAAGCAATGCCACATCAAAAACATTATGCAAGGAAAAAGTAACAACCATAGCTAGAACAACCCAGAATATACGCCTAAGTTGAAGGGAGTATAAGAAAAACAAGCCGCTTAAAACATAAATGAATTACATTCGACTTCAAATTGATCCAACTCCTCTAAAGCAGAGTATTTAAAAGTCATCCATTTTAGGCCTCAGTTATTACACATACGATGAAGACTGAATTTTGTATACTTCCGCCCTTTTAACCAACCAGATCTTCTAAGTATTGTGCTAtgcaacataaatttttttgagtCAATTGATTCAAGGGAAGCCCACAAATAACTCAAAAAATAATCTCGAATGACAACCTATACCATAAAAGCCTTCGTTTTCGACTTATATAACCGGCAACGATCAATATTCACAAGAAATAACATACATTCAGCCAAGATCACTTCATAAGAACCACATTATCCACACTAAAGCAATAGAATCATAATTTCATCGAActatactttaaaaaaaattaaaaaacgaATGTACTTACAGATACCAACCGACCAGTTTCTTCTGCATTTAACTGCAACCTAACAACACATGACACTCTAGGTGACACGGTATCCTTAAAATCGAGATTAGAAAACCTAAAAGAATTCAAAGAGTAACCCAACACATCCATCCCATGTGCCCAAAATGGCTTATTCGCCTGCCCAGCAGGAATGTACTCCTCAATCCCCGAACTGACCCCCATCTCTTTGTGCATTCCCCTTTCTACCCCTCCGACCCCCTTCGCCTCCTCCATCAACTCCCTCAGCAATGTTACAGCCGATGCCCTGTCGCATGCTGACGTGTGCAGCCTCAGCGTCAGGATCCACTTGTCATCATGCAGAGCGTACACGCTGGCGAAGAAAAGATCGGTATCCAATGAAGGGTCGGTGTCTTTCCACGAGTTCTTGTTCAACTCATGTTCAAGAATCAAATGGAGTGGAGAAAGTGTAGTAGTAGTTTCGCAGGATTCAAGAATCTGGGACGTTGATTGGACATCGAACGGCTGGATTTCGATGTGGGCAGCGGAGggagtgacgtaggagtagGAGGATGAAGCCGGATCAAAGCGGAGCTTGGAGTTGAGGATGGGGTGGGAAATCTGGAGTTTGCGGAGGGCATTTTGGAGAAATGGGATGTGTGGGGGTTTGGAGAGGAGGAGGGCGAGAACCGTAGTGCCAGTCCCGCCGGGTACCGCCTTGCACCAGCTGAGCTCGGTGGCACCGACCGAGCGGGTTTTGGGCTCCACCGCGTCAGCTGGGTGTGGGGAGAGAGACGTCAtttgtgcgtgtgtgtgtgtgtgtgtgtttaattaGGATTTGTCAGAGATAAGATTGTTATCTGAGAAGTGAGAAAGTACAGTACCAAACAGCGATTGATTTGTTGGTGTTCGCCCGTATGCTTTCATGATTTTTAGCTCTCTTTCAATCTTTGTTCACACCAAACGGaaccattcaaaataataacGACAACTTAGTTACTTTACATTATCATatctatttaaataattaataatttatttatatttataatatttaatttattttaaaaattaatatattatttttataaatcacatatttaatattattacattattttaatctaaataataattaaaaactgtaacaaaattttataaatcaattcAATCTATTAATGATTATGTtcattattcatatatataataattattattttatagagtgggtctcatgtgagaccgtctcagggatcttaatctgtgaaacgggtcaaccctatccatatttacaataaaaagcaatactcttatcataaaaagtgatactttttcatggatgacccaaataagagatctgtctcacaaatacgacccgtgagaccgtatcacacaagtttttgcttattttataaatactatCATTAATAACTTCACCACCATGAAGGATTCAAGTGCAACACTAAAATGAATCTTTTATGGCACAAgattaaaaaatagaaataaaaaattccaTAAGTTAAACATATGAATTATATGGgaaaagtaattaaatattaatcaatttcagaaatttaaaaatatggaaGACATTTGACACTAAATATTTTTGTACACCTAAATGGGCTGAAATCTTGGACCTTAACTTCTCACGAAATTAGCTTACTTTTAAAGCACTATATTAGTGAGCCATATAAATTGGGCTTTACAAAGATTGAAGAAAGAAGAATTGATACATAGGAAAATGAAACaccatattttcttattatcaaCAAAAATTTTCGTaacttatatttatatatagacaTGTTAATCAGACTCCTAACAAATCACTAACTATATAGTCCTATAATCATCATAATGTTAATCAAATAAGTTGTTTGTTTCATTTTAGTCATTTTCTTTTCAGTATATTGACATGATATTTGACATATCAACATCTAAGTGATCAATAATAACTTTtgtcatattttaatattagcACTTGACAAAAAGAAAATGGGAAAAAATTGCAAAAGAAACTTAATTTATTGGACTAAGACTTTAGTTTGCCGACTTACAAGATTAAGATTAAAAGTAAAAAGGTTCTACTTtagaaaatcaatttaaaagttTTCCCCGATACCAAATTTGACTTTGTTTGAATTCCAACATTTTTTACCACAAAGTTTGGTAAACAACGGTGTAACCTGACCAGAGATTACCAAAATACAATACAAAATAAACGAAAAATAAAGAAGAACATAATATGgatccaaaataaaaaaattcaacaagaaAGTCGTATAAAAAAAAAGGCATTCATAAATCTCCTTCACCTATCATGATTTTCTTCATACGATCAACAAACTCGCTCATCTGTTCCCTGGAGTGCAACGGAGCAGGATACACGCATGCACAATCCAACTCTCCGTCCCGAATGATATCAAAAAAAGCGATAGAAGGGCCGACCCCGTGAACGGAAGCGCAGCCAATATAATCCTCCACGCCGAGCTCTTGCTGCATTTGGCCTGAACTATCCATCACTGGATCCTCGAACACAGATATGAGCGAAGTCCTAAGCGAAGAAGAAGCCGTCAAGCTCGGGTTTTCGATGGCTTTGCACATGAGGAAGTTCAAATCTGCCATGTCTGAGAAGTGCCGGTTGCATTTCTTGTACTGTTCGAAATCCATGTAGCATCTTTGAGCCAAATCCCAGAAGTTTTCGGTTCCTTTCATTGTGTGTGTGTTGAGGATTGCAGAGTGGTAGAATCCTGAGAGTAATATTTGAGACTTGTCaagcaatattttaatttaaactttttcttaatgaaaatgGAAATTTTCAATCGAGTTAATTtggattttattaataaaatagaatcgGGTTGGGATAATAAaaaaatgcttttttttttttttagtttcaaaTAGAAATCGGAGATGAAgcaaaaaaatcagaaattcTGATTTCTAAAAAACACTTAATAAgtattttttcacaacaaacaatatgatttttaagaaaaaaattgtgCTTTTAGTTATTGACTTCTACAATCAAACGCATATTTTAAGATATTGTTCATCATGTTCTTTACAAGGTTCAAAAAGCGTGAAGCGCCCCGAAGCgcggatgtcgagctccaagcttttcaagtttaagcgagattagcacgggcttaagcgtgaaaaaacgttttttttatgtttagtgtaattgtaattatctcaaaccaataaatagataaaataatacataaatatgataaatttaagtctgatgcattaattctcatatttataaaaacataaaaatctctaaatcacaatctttatttgtttttgcaactagaccacattaaaaaattttaaatatttatcaaattattgTCAGACAcgtttaatcataattaaaatttaaaaataaatatctaaattataaacttaatttattattttaaaataaaaatacataactttaaaataaaaaatttaaaaataaacacatacaattaattgtgcttaagcaCGCTTAATTAAACCCCTTAATTACGCTTGATTCGGTCAAATTATAAGTTGACCGGCTTTTTCCGCTCGGTTATAAGTTGACCGGCTTTTTCCGCTCNtcgtctcatacaagtttttacCGTTATTCGTTAAATAACTTATCATAAAATCAATTTATATGCATACAAATAATAGTATTTCGAGGGAAAAAATCttaacaaaattatataatgttattataaaaatagtagatatagaataaattttaacaaaataaaattagtatAACAGTTTACCTAATTATTTTCATTCATATTATGCAGTCATGAAATAACtagaaatttttataaaatatatgtgcaattttttttatttaagttcaattaatttagtttttaaTGCTTAATATATATAGTAAGCAAATCAAATcattcttaaaaaattattacgtAAACATCATacataaatatgaaatattaatgtAATAATGTTTGTGCGAAATTTGGGTGAGTAAATATATATCCTGGCAACCGATTCTTGTTCGTATTAAATGAACTTTAAGAAACATTTAATGAGAAAACAATATATTCgatgaaaaaataatactatttatAGGCTTGAAGTAGctataatattaaatatcacTAATAATCACATTAAATATCGCTCTATTATAGGAATAAAACGAAATGTTAATTGTTTCGAGGTCCCAGTCTTACCGAAATGCTGGGTGGAAAGAGCAGGCTCGAGAATGGTGCGGCAATCTGTTAGAGTCACCACTCCATATTTCTTCTTCAGCTTATGATCGGAGTCGAGTTTGGTCGAATGGCCGGCCATCAGTCCTGCGGCTGCTAGAGCTCCGCACAGCTTAATCCCTCTAGATTTGCAGCCCTGGCATACGAGTTCAAGTGAAAATCGTAATAGTCGcttttgattattatatatgTGTCGAAAAGTTCATCGACATACCCAAGTTCAGGAGAAATTGGTCaatgtgtctgtatgtgtatatatatattttccattCCTTTTTAACGATGAATTAACGGCAGTATTTTTAGATATATAATATCCGAGGCATAAGAAAGACAATATTTTTAGACTCAAACAGTAATAGTAACGAAAAGCTTAAAAGAACAC comes from Primulina huaijiensis isolate GDHJ02 chromosome 2, ASM1229523v2, whole genome shotgun sequence and encodes:
- the LOC140971249 gene encoding uncharacterized protein; the protein is MTSLSPHPADAVEPKTRSVGATELSWCKAVPGGTGTTVLALLLSKPPHIPFLQNALRKLQISHPILNSKLRFDPASSSYSYVTPSAAHIEIQPFDVQSTSQILESCETTTTLSPLHLILEHELNKNSWKDTDPSLDTDLFFASVYALHDDKWILTLRLHTSACDRASAVTLLRELMEEAKGVGGVERGMHKEMGVSSGIEEYIPAGQANKPFWAHGMDVLGYSLNSFRFSNLDFKDTVSPRVSCVVRLQLNAEETGRLVSDCERRETKLFGLLAAAGMIASHSIKGIPRDQWEKYAVVTLVDCRSILDPVLSSNHIGFYHSAVLHTHNVKGGENVWELAKRICMSLVNAKNNKKHFTDMADINFLMCKAIENPGVTPSGSLRTSLISIFEDHVIDNSSKMSQEMGLEDFIGCASVHGVGPSIAIFDTIRDEKLDCACVYPYPLHSREQMQELVDEMRRIILDAGVGFGNSPDENEVDLQYSC
- the LOC140958115 gene encoding protein SMALL AUXIN UP-REGULATED RNA 12, which codes for MLGKKLGSMKKLAKKIKSVNNTDPEPSHFECLLKCNEEGSPPTTMSPPVGTFAVYVGPDRQRFVVPTSYLAHPLFKMLLEKAYNEFGFDQRNGLVVPCSVAAFQEVLSAVERCNGKFDFGDKVEDFI